Proteins encoded by one window of Syntrophales bacterium:
- a CDS encoding HNH endonuclease signature motif containing protein: MAYIYPFRMAEEKTILAVWSKGGIVPDKDGQHWDPKEWRYDLCGKPIRYLDHGNTNSKYGWEIDHIKPVAKGGADNIANLQPLQWESNRIKGDDYPWSCP; the protein is encoded by the coding sequence ATGGCTTACATTTACCCCTTTAGAATGGCTGAAGAAAAAACCATACTTGCTGTTTGGAGTAAGGGAGGTATTGTGCCCGACAAAGACGGACAACACTGGGATCCCAAAGAGTGGCGTTATGATTTGTGTGGTAAACCTATAAGATATTTAGACCATGGGAATACAAATTCAAAATATGGGTGGGAAATAGATCACATAAAGCCTGTCGCTAAGGGCGGGGCAGATAATATTGCTAATCTTCAACCTCTGCAATGGGAAAGCAATAGGATCAAGGGGGACGATTATCCTTGGTCTTGTCCTTGA
- a CDS encoding adenylate/guanylate cyclase domain-containing protein, with protein sequence MISVEEALIDTITATFHRLRTGAVPEPIPIPDDLPDNEIRQLLTYVNRFLVEFDLFSKSMTVISRGELADLPVAGRMAVAHSLKALQSNLKHLTWKTQQIASGNLEQQVDFMGDFSVAFNTMTRQLKESREQLVELNQQLEQRNRFIRETFGRYTSDEIVGVLLDMPEGLKLGGEKREVTVLMSDLRGFTALAERLEATTVVALLNHYLSAMVEVIHQFGGTIDEIIGDAICVLFGAPVAVPDAARRAACCALAMQRAMEEVNSHNIQMDWPELEMGIAVHTGDAVVGNIGSTKRSKYGVVGRTINLTARIESFTVGGQVLVSPAAINAAGEGLILGNEVEVHAKGMREAMVCRELMGHEEQPELMLAQNAGSLTALAHPIPFSCLCLTEKHLEGKVQCGTMLSLSSKQAVIKVDCPFQPYANIMLQLEGTTSDEDRELYAKVLHPLDHSSGRYLVHFTSVPPTVKERLQQLIAGT encoded by the coding sequence ATGATTTCAGTCGAAGAGGCGCTCATCGACACGATCACGGCGACGTTCCATCGTCTTCGCACGGGCGCCGTTCCCGAACCCATCCCCATCCCGGACGACCTCCCGGACAACGAGATCCGCCAGCTCCTGACCTACGTCAACCGGTTCCTCGTGGAATTCGACCTGTTCAGCAAATCCATGACCGTGATCTCCCGGGGGGAACTGGCCGACCTCCCCGTCGCGGGCCGCATGGCCGTCGCACACTCCCTGAAAGCCCTGCAATCGAACCTCAAGCACCTCACCTGGAAGACCCAGCAGATCGCTTCCGGCAATCTGGAGCAGCAGGTCGATTTCATGGGCGACTTCTCCGTCGCCTTCAACACCATGACCCGGCAGTTGAAAGAATCCAGGGAGCAGCTCGTGGAGCTGAATCAGCAGCTCGAACAGCGCAATCGGTTCATCCGCGAGACCTTCGGCCGCTACACCAGCGACGAGATCGTAGGGGTGCTCCTGGACATGCCCGAGGGGCTCAAGCTCGGCGGGGAAAAGAGGGAGGTCACCGTTCTGATGTCCGACCTGCGGGGGTTCACCGCCCTGGCGGAGCGGCTTGAGGCCACGACGGTCGTCGCCCTGCTGAACCACTATCTCTCCGCCATGGTCGAGGTCATCCACCAGTTCGGGGGAACGATCGACGAAATCATCGGGGATGCGATCTGCGTGCTGTTCGGTGCGCCGGTGGCGGTACCGGACGCGGCCCGCCGGGCCGCCTGCTGCGCCCTGGCGATGCAGCGGGCGATGGAGGAGGTCAACAGCCACAACATTCAGATGGACTGGCCCGAGCTTGAGATGGGGATCGCCGTCCATACCGGCGACGCGGTGGTCGGCAACATCGGCTCGACGAAGCGCTCCAAGTACGGGGTCGTGGGAAGGACGATCAACCTGACGGCCCGCATCGAGAGCTTTACGGTGGGTGGACAGGTGCTTGTCTCGCCGGCCGCGATCAATGCCGCCGGCGAGGGGCTGATTCTGGGAAACGAGGTCGAAGTCCACGCCAAGGGCATGCGTGAGGCCATGGTCTGCCGCGAGCTGATGGGCCATGAAGAGCAGCCGGAACTGATGCTCGCACAGAATGCGGGGAGCCTCACCGCCCTTGCCCATCCCATTCCTTTTTCCTGCCTGTGCCTGACGGAAAAGCATCTCGAAGGAAAGGTGCAATGCGGGACCATGCTGTCCCTGTCCAGCAAGCAGGCGGTAATCAAAGTCGACTGCCCGTTCCAGCCGTATGCCAACATCATGCTCCAACTGGAAGGCACGACCAGCGATGAAGACCGGGAGCTGTACGCCAAGGTGCTCCACCCTCTGGACCATTCGTCGGGGCGCTACCTGGTCCATTTCACGTCCGTCCCGCCGACTGTGAAAGAGCGGCTTCAGCAGTTGATCGCCGGTACCTGA
- a CDS encoding 4-vinyl reductase produces MFKEEREESRFEWQMLGDLAEGRPNLGPTMHVAVYRLMQFTLRDLLIRDYGVEKTDWLFFEAGKKAGEEFCKNVLTEAKDLDGLFADLQRTMKDLGIGIFRVESADVEKGSYVVTVAEDLDCSGIPVCSEEICTYDEGFIAGILLAYSGKNFRVKEVDCWGSGGRVCRFTVDME; encoded by the coding sequence ATGTTCAAGGAAGAGAGAGAAGAAAGCCGGTTCGAGTGGCAGATGCTGGGCGATCTCGCGGAAGGGCGGCCGAATCTCGGTCCCACGATGCACGTGGCGGTCTATCGCCTGATGCAGTTCACCCTTCGCGACCTGCTTATCCGGGATTATGGAGTCGAGAAGACGGACTGGCTGTTCTTCGAGGCCGGCAAGAAGGCGGGCGAGGAATTCTGCAAAAACGTCCTCACGGAAGCGAAAGACCTGGACGGTCTCTTCGCTGATCTCCAGCGCACCATGAAGGATCTGGGCATCGGGATCTTTCGGGTGGAATCTGCGGATGTTGAAAAAGGCTCCTATGTCGTGACCGTGGCCGAAGACCTCGATTGCTCGGGCATCCCCGTCTGTTCCGAGGAGATCTGCACCTACGACGAGGGATTCATCGCCGGCATTCTGCTTGCTTACTCGGGGAAGAACTTCCGCGTCAAGGAAGTGGACTGCTGGGGCTCGGGGGGGAGGGTCTGCCGTTTCACCGTTGACATGGAATGA
- a CDS encoding acyl-CoA dehydrogenase: MGSLICDERDQKFVMYEMLKLEELFKTEHFSDYSRDMCDMVLDGARKMAEEVVFPVLVEGDREGCRVENGNVLVPKCFHRSFRVFREGGWTTVSVSPEAGGQGFPLVIGMMTEEWFMHNFSLVGYAFLTAGAAHLIEAYGTEAQKRKYMDKMYECVWGGNMCLTEPGAGTDLSNIRTKAIRQPDGTFLLEGTKQFITGGDQDLTENVISPVLARIEGDPAGTEGISIFLVPKYLVNDDGSLGRRNDYTIPGIEHKIGLNGSATCQMSFGENGACYAELLGEERQGLKVMFQMMNEARIFVAVESLGSASIAYLHALAYAKERLQGSALEEMKNPLAPRVPIIRHPDVRRMLLWMKAHVEGMRALSYYTAWCVDVMESTSDAAVKDTVRGIIEVLTPVCKAYCSDLAFRVCETAIQVYGGYGCCNEYPVEQFLRDVKPTSIYEGANGIQALDLVGRKLGMKKGLYFMKLLGEMQKTIQECATAKGVGDLAADVQEAANTLAEAGMFFAGSASSGKFMIPVSNAYTFLTMMGKAVFGWLLLWQARVAGEALEKICAQKGVAADDKAALKALSAEDSEAAFYTGKIAACRYFIKHILPEVAAGMKAIKSEDLSPIDIPDEGFAV; encoded by the coding sequence ATGGGCAGCCTGATTTGCGACGAAAGAGACCAGAAATTCGTAATGTATGAAATGCTCAAGCTGGAGGAGCTGTTCAAGACGGAGCACTTCAGCGACTATTCCCGCGACATGTGCGACATGGTCCTGGACGGGGCGAGGAAGATGGCGGAGGAGGTCGTCTTTCCGGTCCTGGTTGAGGGCGACCGGGAAGGGTGCCGCGTCGAGAACGGCAACGTCCTCGTTCCGAAGTGCTTCCACCGCAGCTTCCGCGTTTTCCGGGAAGGCGGCTGGACGACCGTCAGCGTGTCTCCCGAGGCCGGCGGGCAGGGATTCCCCCTCGTCATCGGCATGATGACGGAGGAGTGGTTCATGCACAACTTCAGCCTCGTCGGCTACGCCTTCCTGACCGCCGGGGCCGCCCACCTGATCGAGGCGTACGGCACGGAGGCCCAGAAGCGGAAATACATGGACAAGATGTATGAATGCGTGTGGGGCGGCAACATGTGCCTGACGGAGCCGGGCGCCGGCACCGACCTCAGCAACATCCGGACGAAGGCCATCCGGCAGCCCGACGGTACGTTCCTCCTGGAAGGGACGAAGCAGTTCATCACCGGCGGGGACCAGGACCTGACGGAAAACGTCATCAGCCCCGTGCTGGCGCGGATCGAGGGCGATCCCGCGGGGACGGAGGGCATCTCCATCTTCCTGGTGCCCAAGTACCTCGTCAACGACGACGGCTCCCTGGGGAGGCGCAACGACTACACCATCCCCGGCATCGAGCACAAGATCGGGCTGAACGGGAGCGCCACCTGCCAGATGAGCTTCGGAGAGAACGGGGCCTGCTACGCCGAACTCCTGGGGGAGGAGCGGCAGGGGCTCAAGGTCATGTTCCAGATGATGAACGAGGCCCGGATCTTCGTGGCCGTCGAGTCCCTGGGCAGCGCCTCCATCGCCTACCTGCACGCCCTCGCCTACGCCAAGGAGCGCCTCCAGGGGTCCGCCCTGGAGGAGATGAAAAACCCCCTGGCCCCGCGGGTGCCGATCATCCGCCATCCCGACGTCCGGCGGATGCTCCTGTGGATGAAGGCCCACGTGGAAGGCATGCGGGCGCTCTCCTATTACACGGCCTGGTGCGTCGACGTCATGGAGAGCACCAGCGACGCCGCCGTGAAAGACACGGTTCGCGGCATCATCGAGGTGCTGACGCCCGTCTGCAAGGCGTACTGCTCGGATCTGGCGTTCCGCGTCTGCGAGACGGCCATCCAGGTCTACGGCGGGTACGGCTGCTGCAACGAGTATCCCGTCGAGCAGTTCCTGCGCGACGTGAAGCCGACCTCCATCTACGAAGGCGCCAACGGCATCCAGGCCCTCGACCTGGTGGGGCGGAAGCTCGGCATGAAGAAGGGGCTCTACTTCATGAAGCTCCTGGGGGAGATGCAGAAGACGATCCAGGAGTGCGCTACGGCAAAAGGGGTAGGGGACCTGGCCGCCGACGTGCAGGAGGCCGCCAACACCCTGGCCGAAGCGGGCATGTTCTTCGCGGGCAGCGCCTCCAGCGGGAAATTCATGATCCCCGTCTCGAACGCCTACACGTTCCTCACCATGATGGGAAAGGCCGTCTTCGGGTGGCTCCTGCTCTGGCAGGCCCGCGTGGCCGGGGAGGCCCTGGAGAAGATCTGTGCGCAGAAGGGAGTCGCGGCAGACGACAAGGCCGCCCTGAAAGCGCTTTCTGCGGAAGACTCGGAAGCCGCCTTCTACACGGGGAAAATCGCCGCCTGCCGCTACTTCATCAAGCACATCCTCCCGGAAGTCGCCGCCGGAATGAAGGCCATCAAGAGCGAAGACCTCTCCCCGATCGACATCCCGGATGAGGGGTTTGCGGTTTAG
- a CDS encoding AMP-binding protein encodes MSDVYAEKPWLKSYDRNVPPELKYENRTFAEQFRVVADQYPDKTALHYMGKQITYREIDLLSNRLARYFQKIGLKPDDVVGLHMPNLPAHFIAIIAVQKAGCISTGLSPLLTPHEMEHHLNDSRAKVVITVDLLFDKVAEVAGKAPFTSVIVTEVADFLPGVKKVLGKLLKKIPTAPIGPVPGKTIVRFMEAIDGMPADPVSVRRTMDDTIFMMYTGGTTGQSRGAVLTQRSYMYNRQQLLTWIDIRPDDIALSAFPLFHIAGLTLGGVSITSGVTQVCVPNPRDSNFMIQALKDYRPTFMTHVPTVYFELIKNPEFKKVDMSGLKFCLSVAAPFPGEKIRELENIVGENKLIELYGMTESMVTCFNPRYGKKKPSSIGIPMSDTEFKLVDPETGQLAKLGEPGEIIIRGPQIMTGYYMNPEETARTLRDGWIYTGDIATMDKDGYFYIVDRVKDMVIVSGFKVFTRELDDLLALHPDVEMAAAIGIPDPSRPGSERVALAVMLKPGIEKSDAEKEKILNFLKENVAPYKVPKVIQFMDQLPLSGVGKILKRELRTMM; translated from the coding sequence ATGAGTGATGTTTACGCGGAAAAGCCATGGTTGAAGAGTTATGACAGGAATGTCCCGCCGGAGCTGAAGTACGAGAACAGGACATTCGCGGAACAGTTCAGGGTCGTGGCCGACCAGTACCCGGACAAAACGGCCCTGCATTACATGGGGAAACAGATCACCTATCGCGAGATCGACCTCCTGTCCAACCGTCTCGCCCGGTATTTCCAGAAGATCGGCCTGAAGCCCGACGACGTCGTGGGCCTTCACATGCCGAACCTCCCGGCCCATTTCATCGCCATCATCGCCGTCCAGAAGGCGGGCTGCATCTCTACCGGCCTGAGCCCGCTTTTGACCCCCCACGAGATGGAGCACCACCTGAACGATTCGCGGGCCAAGGTCGTGATCACCGTCGACCTCCTGTTCGACAAGGTCGCGGAGGTGGCTGGGAAAGCTCCATTTACCAGCGTCATCGTCACCGAGGTCGCCGATTTCCTCCCCGGCGTGAAAAAGGTGCTGGGGAAGCTCCTGAAAAAGATCCCCACGGCGCCGATCGGCCCTGTGCCGGGCAAGACGATCGTCCGGTTCATGGAGGCCATAGACGGGATGCCGGCCGACCCGGTGTCCGTCCGGCGCACCATGGACGACACCATCTTCATGATGTACACCGGCGGGACCACCGGACAGTCCAGGGGCGCGGTCCTGACCCAGCGCAGCTACATGTACAACCGCCAGCAGCTCCTGACGTGGATCGACATCCGGCCCGACGATATCGCCCTGTCGGCCTTCCCCCTGTTCCACATCGCCGGCCTGACCCTGGGCGGCGTCTCGATCACCTCGGGCGTCACGCAGGTCTGTGTCCCCAATCCCCGGGACTCCAATTTCATGATCCAGGCGCTGAAGGACTACCGGCCCACGTTCATGACCCATGTTCCCACGGTCTATTTCGAACTGATCAAGAATCCCGAGTTCAAGAAGGTCGACATGAGCGGGCTCAAGTTCTGCCTCAGCGTGGCGGCCCCGTTCCCGGGGGAGAAGATCCGGGAGCTGGAGAACATCGTCGGGGAGAACAAGCTGATCGAGCTCTACGGGATGACCGAGTCGATGGTCACCTGTTTCAATCCCCGCTACGGGAAGAAGAAACCCTCCTCCATCGGCATCCCTATGTCCGACACGGAGTTCAAGCTCGTCGATCCCGAGACGGGTCAGCTCGCAAAACTGGGCGAGCCGGGGGAAATCATCATCCGCGGCCCCCAGATCATGACGGGCTACTACATGAATCCGGAAGAAACCGCCCGCACCCTGCGGGACGGCTGGATATACACGGGTGACATCGCGACCATGGACAAGGACGGGTATTTCTACATCGTGGACCGCGTGAAGGACATGGTCATCGTCTCCGGCTTCAAGGTCTTCACCCGGGAGCTGGACGACCTCTTAGCCCTGCATCCCGACGTCGAGATGGCCGCTGCCATCGGCATCCCCGATCCGTCGCGCCCGGGATCCGAGCGTGTTGCCCTGGCGGTCATGCTGAAGCCCGGCATCGAGAAGAGCGACGCCGAGAAGGAGAAGATCCTGAACTTCCTGAAGGAGAACGTGGCGCCGTACAAGGTGCCGAAGGTCATCCAGTTCATGGACCAGCTTCCCCTGAGCGGCGTCGGCAAGATCCTCAAGCGGGAGCTGAGGACCATGATGTAG
- a CDS encoding enoyl-CoA hydratase/isomerase family protein codes for MEKTVLVDVRNRVCTLTLNRPEVMNAFSEQMLDDFQEALNRIGQDEEVNVLVLEGAGGNFSSGAELSPRNYSLSHDDLHEIMKRLGRWVQTVRELRQPVISKVRGMAVGGGANLALSGDFVLAAHEAKFIQPFIHIGLMTDLGGTYFLPRLVGLAKARELAMLGDRLSGRDAAAIGLIYKSLPDEELDGAAAALAETLARKAPTAMTLIKKGLDKSHDMSLEEVLAWEAERQTERILSTEHQEAVIRFMQSRSKK; via the coding sequence ATGGAAAAGACCGTCCTCGTCGATGTCCGGAACCGCGTCTGCACTCTGACCCTGAACCGTCCCGAGGTCATGAACGCCTTCAGCGAACAGATGCTCGACGACTTCCAGGAGGCCCTCAACCGTATCGGCCAGGACGAAGAAGTGAACGTTCTCGTCCTCGAGGGCGCGGGCGGCAACTTCTCCTCGGGGGCGGAGCTCTCGCCACGAAACTACTCCCTCAGCCACGACGACCTGCACGAGATCATGAAGCGCCTGGGCAGGTGGGTGCAGACCGTCCGGGAGCTGAGGCAGCCCGTCATCAGCAAGGTGAGGGGGATGGCCGTGGGCGGAGGCGCCAACCTCGCCCTGTCCGGCGATTTCGTCCTGGCGGCCCACGAGGCGAAGTTCATCCAGCCGTTCATTCACATCGGACTCATGACAGACCTGGGGGGCACGTATTTCCTGCCCCGGCTGGTCGGGCTGGCGAAGGCCCGGGAACTGGCCATGCTGGGGGACAGGCTCAGTGGCCGGGACGCCGCCGCGATCGGCCTGATCTACAAGTCCCTGCCGGACGAGGAGCTCGACGGCGCGGCTGCCGCCCTGGCCGAGACGCTGGCACGGAAAGCCCCCACCGCCATGACCCTGATCAAGAAGGGTCTGGACAAGAGCCACGACATGTCCCTGGAGGAAGTCCTGGCCTGGGAGGCCGAGAGGCAGACGGAGCGGATCCTGAGCACTGAGCACCAGGAAGCCGTCATCAGATTCATGCAGTCAAGGAGCAAAAAATAA
- a CDS encoding TetR/AcrR family transcriptional regulator has protein sequence MEENVSFADLKSEAKLARRELIVEAAERVFAVKPFDKVSIRDIAQEAGISHALIYRYFPDQQSIFVEAFIRGVEDISRVLEQLIGESETPDLTKISDAFLSYCIDNDQYLRMLTHFMLDGALSPEKVEKINAAERRFFEHFDNMFRKMKKPEPVRPLSHAFFAALNGVLITFRNYPGRTPEAVRQHMLNVGRMIDLGFSNIQT, from the coding sequence ATGGAAGAAAACGTTTCGTTTGCCGATCTCAAGAGCGAGGCAAAGCTTGCCCGCCGGGAGCTGATCGTCGAGGCCGCGGAGCGCGTGTTCGCCGTCAAGCCGTTCGATAAGGTCAGCATCCGTGACATCGCCCAGGAGGCGGGCATCTCGCATGCCTTGATCTACCGGTATTTCCCGGACCAGCAGTCGATCTTCGTGGAGGCCTTCATCCGGGGCGTCGAAGACATCAGCCGGGTCCTCGAGCAACTCATCGGCGAGAGCGAAACGCCGGATCTCACGAAGATCAGCGACGCCTTTCTTTCCTACTGCATCGACAACGACCAGTACCTGAGAATGCTGACCCACTTCATGCTCGACGGCGCGCTATCCCCGGAAAAAGTCGAGAAGATCAATGCGGCGGAGCGCCGTTTTTTCGAGCATTTCGACAACATGTTCCGGAAGATGAAGAAGCCGGAGCCCGTGCGGCCCCTCTCCCACGCCTTCTTTGCGGCCCTGAACGGTGTCCTGATCACGTTCCGGAACTACCCCGGACGCACGCCCGAGGCGGTGAGGCAGCACATGCTGAACGTCGGCCGGATGATCGATCTTGGTTTCAGCAATATCCAGACATGA
- a CDS encoding acyl-CoA dehydrogenase family protein, with protein sequence MAETIFQEEHQVFRDSFKKFLAKEVIPYLEEWEEEGIVPKSAWKKMGENGFLCPWLEEEYGGAGGGFEYSVIINEELSYIGAHGLLAGLHSDIIVPYIHTFGSEEQKRKWLPGCASGDIITAVAMTEPGTGSDLASIRTTAVRDGDHYVINGAKTFISIGIHCDLVIVAAKTDTKADPPFKGISLICVEDGTPGFTRGRKLKKMGFHSQDTAELNFEDCRVPVGNILGKEGQGFYYLMQKLQGERLVVSIIAQAMAEAMLDMTVKYCKERTIFGKPISSFQHNTFKIVEMATEIEIGRTFLNSLIADFIAKKDIVKQVSMAKFWIPEMANRVAYHCVQLHGGYGYMEEYPICRFARDVRVIPIFAGTTEVMKVIVGRMMGL encoded by the coding sequence ATGGCAGAGACGATTTTTCAGGAAGAGCATCAGGTTTTCCGGGACAGCTTCAAGAAATTCCTCGCGAAAGAGGTCATCCCCTACCTGGAGGAATGGGAGGAGGAGGGGATCGTCCCCAAGTCCGCCTGGAAGAAGATGGGCGAGAACGGCTTCCTCTGCCCCTGGCTGGAGGAGGAATACGGCGGCGCGGGCGGCGGGTTCGAGTACTCCGTCATCATCAACGAGGAGCTGTCCTACATCGGCGCCCACGGCCTCCTGGCGGGCCTCCACAGCGACATCATCGTTCCCTACATCCACACCTTCGGCAGCGAGGAGCAGAAGCGGAAATGGCTCCCCGGCTGCGCCTCCGGCGACATCATCACCGCCGTGGCCATGACGGAGCCGGGCACCGGCTCGGACCTGGCCTCGATCCGCACCACCGCCGTCCGGGACGGCGACCACTATGTCATCAACGGGGCGAAGACCTTCATCTCCATCGGCATCCACTGCGACCTCGTCATCGTGGCGGCCAAGACGGACACGAAGGCCGACCCGCCCTTCAAGGGCATCAGCCTGATCTGCGTGGAGGACGGCACCCCCGGCTTCACCCGGGGCCGGAAGCTGAAAAAGATGGGCTTCCACAGCCAGGACACGGCGGAGCTGAACTTCGAGGACTGCCGGGTTCCCGTTGGGAACATCCTGGGGAAGGAAGGGCAGGGGTTCTACTACCTCATGCAGAAGCTCCAGGGAGAGCGGCTGGTGGTGAGCATCATCGCCCAGGCCATGGCCGAGGCGATGCTGGACATGACGGTCAAATATTGCAAGGAGCGGACGATCTTCGGGAAGCCCATCAGCTCCTTCCAGCACAACACCTTCAAGATCGTGGAGATGGCGACCGAGATCGAGATCGGACGGACCTTCCTGAACTCCCTGATCGCCGACTTCATCGCCAAGAAGGACATCGTGAAGCAGGTCTCCATGGCCAAGTTCTGGATCCCCGAGATGGCCAATCGGGTGGCCTACCACTGCGTCCAGCTCCACGGCGGATACGGCTACATGGAGGAATACCCCATCTGCCGCTTTGCCCGGGACGTGCGCGTCATCCCCATCTTCGCCGGCACGACGGAGGTCATGAAGGTGATCGTCGGGCGGATGATGGGTTTATAG
- a CDS encoding thiolase family protein: MANQEDIVIVSAVRTPFSRFDSAMADIPSIDLGVIVMKEALQRVGLKPDEVDDLYYGSCIPAEYALETDVPGRQATLLAGFPAENNSVSLDRACCSSLTALRLGVMSIRAGEARTAMAVGSENMPRTPHLAPGLRSGKRLGHIKLIDCLFELGYQSKGFNPVARDAGEVAVEHGVTREMQDAWALGSQEKYAKAFAEGKLKIGEEIVPVVIPQKKGEPIVIDRDESPRKVTLEALAKLKPIYGSPTVTAGNAPPLSAGASAILLMTAGRAKELGLKPLATILATVSSATDPRGIATIPAKTIEKALNRVELKIGNMDLIEINEAFAAMPLVSTKLLAGGDPQVWKQLLEKTNVNGGAIAIGHPVGASAARITMHLAYELQRRGGGYGVASICGGLAQGEAIVIRV; this comes from the coding sequence ATGGCAAATCAGGAAGATATCGTCATCGTCAGTGCCGTCCGCACGCCCTTCAGCCGGTTCGACTCGGCCATGGCCGACATCCCCAGCATCGACCTGGGGGTGATCGTGATGAAGGAAGCCCTCCAGCGGGTGGGCCTCAAGCCGGACGAGGTGGACGACCTCTACTACGGGAGCTGCATTCCTGCAGAGTATGCCCTGGAGACGGACGTCCCGGGGCGGCAGGCCACGCTTCTGGCGGGTTTCCCTGCGGAGAACAACTCCGTCTCGCTGGACCGGGCCTGCTGCTCCTCCCTCACGGCGCTGCGCCTCGGCGTCATGTCCATCCGGGCCGGGGAGGCCCGGACCGCCATGGCCGTCGGCTCCGAGAACATGCCGCGGACGCCGCACCTCGCCCCGGGCCTCCGGAGCGGGAAGCGGCTGGGCCACATCAAGCTGATTGATTGCCTCTTCGAACTGGGTTATCAGTCCAAGGGATTCAATCCGGTCGCCCGGGACGCGGGCGAAGTGGCCGTCGAGCACGGCGTCACGCGGGAGATGCAGGACGCCTGGGCGCTGGGGAGCCAGGAGAAGTACGCCAAAGCCTTTGCCGAGGGGAAACTCAAGATCGGCGAGGAGATCGTCCCGGTGGTCATCCCGCAGAAGAAGGGGGAGCCCATCGTGATCGACAGGGACGAGTCCCCCCGGAAGGTCACCCTGGAGGCCCTGGCGAAGCTGAAGCCGATCTACGGCAGCCCCACCGTCACGGCGGGCAACGCCCCTCCCCTCAGCGCGGGCGCCAGCGCGATCCTGCTCATGACCGCGGGCCGGGCGAAGGAACTGGGGCTGAAGCCGCTGGCGACGATCCTGGCGACCGTCAGCTCCGCCACGGATCCCCGGGGGATCGCCACCATCCCGGCGAAAACGATCGAGAAGGCACTCAACAGGGTCGAGCTCAAGATCGGGAACATGGACCTGATCGAGATCAACGAGGCCTTCGCCGCCATGCCCCTCGTCTCCACGAAGCTCCTGGCCGGGGGCGATCCGCAGGTCTGGAAGCAGCTTCTGGAGAAGACCAACGTCAACGGCGGCGCCATCGCCATCGGGCATCCCGTAGGCGCCAGCGCGGCCCGGATCACCATGCACCTGGCCTACGAGCTTCAGCGACGGGGCGGCGGCTACGGAGTGGCGTCCATCTGCGGCGGGCTGGCGCAGGGCGAGGCAATCGTCATCAGGGTCTGA
- a CDS encoding SDR family NAD(P)-dependent oxidoreductase gives MNLKDVKAVVTGGASGLGEACVRMIAENGGKAAIFDLPMQKERADKLIAELGAGVVFCGTDVTNEESVLASVAKAVDAFRGINVAINCAGVGDPAKLLSKKGPMPLAFFNRVVQINLVGTFNVIRLAVEQMVKNEAGKDGEKGVVINTASAAAFDGQVGQPAYSASKAGVVGMTLPLARECADYGVRVMTIAPGLFNTPMLAILPQAARDALGAMVPFPRRLGDPSEFAMLCKQIIENPMLNGEVIRLDGSIRMAAK, from the coding sequence GTGAACCTGAAAGATGTGAAGGCAGTGGTCACCGGCGGCGCGTCGGGACTGGGGGAAGCGTGCGTTCGTATGATCGCAGAGAACGGCGGCAAGGCCGCGATCTTTGACCTGCCGATGCAGAAGGAGCGGGCGGATAAGCTGATCGCCGAGCTGGGGGCCGGCGTCGTCTTCTGCGGCACCGACGTGACGAACGAGGAGAGCGTCCTGGCCTCCGTCGCGAAGGCGGTGGACGCCTTCCGCGGCATCAACGTAGCCATCAACTGCGCCGGCGTCGGCGATCCCGCGAAGCTCCTGTCCAAGAAGGGCCCCATGCCGCTCGCCTTTTTCAACCGGGTCGTACAGATCAACTTGGTGGGCACCTTCAACGTGATCCGCCTGGCGGTGGAGCAGATGGTCAAGAACGAGGCGGGGAAGGACGGGGAGAAGGGCGTCGTTATCAACACGGCCTCCGCCGCGGCCTTCGACGGGCAGGTCGGACAGCCCGCCTACAGCGCCTCCAAGGCGGGTGTCGTCGGCATGACCCTGCCCCTGGCCCGGGAGTGCGCCGATTACGGTGTCCGCGTCATGACAATCGCCCCGGGGCTCTTCAACACGCCGATGCTGGCGATCCTGCCGCAGGCCGCCCGCGACGCCCTGGGGGCGATGGTTCCCTTCCCGCGGCGGCTGGGCGATCCCTCGGAGTTCGCCATGCTGTGCAAACAGATCATCGAGAACCCGATGCTCAACGGCGAGGTGATCCGCTTGGACGGCTCGATCCGGATGGCCGCGAAGTAG